Proteins found in one Serratia plymuthica genomic segment:
- the minE gene encoding cell division topological specificity factor MinE — protein MALLDFFLSRKKPTANIAKERLQIIVAERRRGDSEPHYLPDLKRDILAVICKYIQIDPEMLHVQFEQKGDDISVLELNVTLPESEEAAK, from the coding sequence ATGGCATTACTAGACTTCTTTCTGTCCCGCAAAAAACCGACAGCCAATATAGCCAAGGAACGGCTGCAAATTATCGTCGCAGAGCGTCGTCGTGGGGACAGCGAGCCCCACTATCTGCCTGATTTGAAGCGCGATATTCTGGCGGTAATTTGCAAATACATTCAAATCGACCCTGAGATGCTGCACGTGCAGTTTGAGCAGAAAGGGGATGATATTTCGGTACTTGAACTCAACGTGACATTACCGGAATCGGAAGAAGCAGCTAAATGA
- a CDS encoding lytic murein transglycosylase yields the protein MKLSATVVASTLLVLGCGVCQQTTAQVAPSGVPAPTLAAAGTLAEIGRDPAQFPAYVEQLKGQALAQGISQKTIDNAFANVHFVDRVIKADRNQPEKKITLDDYLKRVLPPAKIEQGRTLSRQYRPQLTRVTARYGVPGRYIVALWGMESAFGKIQGHEDVISALATLAFEGRREAFFTQQLMAALQIVEQGHVGGAQLKGSWAGAMGQCQFMPTSFLNYAADGDGDGRIDIWNNPDDVFASTANYLASEGWQRGIGWGREVTLPAGFGADSLGLRDRQARSVNEWQKQGVRRPDGSALPHSTLRSWVITPDDMQGRAFLVYDNFRTIMHWNRSYYFAIAVGMMADGIGQ from the coding sequence ATGAAATTGTCGGCGACAGTAGTGGCATCAACCCTGCTGGTGCTGGGATGCGGCGTCTGTCAACAGACGACGGCTCAGGTTGCTCCGTCGGGCGTGCCTGCGCCGACCCTTGCGGCTGCGGGAACATTGGCTGAAATCGGCCGCGATCCGGCGCAATTTCCGGCCTATGTCGAGCAGTTGAAAGGCCAGGCACTGGCTCAGGGGATTAGTCAGAAGACCATCGACAACGCCTTCGCCAACGTGCATTTTGTCGACCGTGTAATCAAGGCCGATCGTAATCAACCGGAAAAGAAAATCACGCTGGATGATTACCTTAAACGCGTACTGCCACCCGCCAAAATCGAGCAAGGGCGAACTCTGTCCCGGCAATATCGGCCGCAACTAACCCGCGTCACCGCTCGCTACGGCGTCCCTGGGCGTTATATTGTGGCGCTGTGGGGGATGGAAAGCGCTTTCGGCAAGATTCAGGGCCATGAAGACGTCATTTCGGCGCTTGCCACGCTGGCGTTTGAGGGCCGGCGTGAAGCCTTCTTTACCCAACAGCTGATGGCGGCGCTGCAGATTGTGGAGCAGGGGCATGTCGGCGGTGCCCAGCTAAAAGGGTCTTGGGCCGGCGCGATGGGCCAATGTCAGTTTATGCCGACTTCGTTCCTGAACTATGCGGCGGACGGCGACGGCGATGGCCGCATTGATATCTGGAACAACCCTGACGACGTGTTCGCTTCCACCGCCAACTATCTGGCGAGCGAGGGCTGGCAACGGGGTATCGGCTGGGGCAGGGAAGTGACGTTGCCGGCCGGCTTCGGCGCCGATAGCCTGGGGTTGAGAGATCGTCAGGCTCGCAGCGTAAACGAATGGCAAAAACAGGGCGTGCGGCGGCCTGACGGTTCAGCGCTTCCGCACTCCACCCTGCGAAGCTGGGTTATCACACCGGATGACATGCAGGGGCGCGCATTTCTGGTTTATGATAATTTCCGGACCATCATGCACTGGAATCGCTCTTACTATTTTGCGATTGCTGTGGGTATGATGGCTGACGGTATCGGGCAATAG
- the rnd gene encoding ribonuclease D, protein MNYQLITTDAGLQQVCEQARNHAQIALDTEFVRTRTYYPQLGLIQLYDGEQLSLIDPLPIKQWQPFIDLLSDTQIVKFLHAGSEDLEVFLNAFKTLPTPMVDTQILAAFTGRPLSCGFATLVTEYMQVDLDKSESRTDWLARPLTEKQCVYAAADVFYLLPMAKQLVQETEDAGWTAAAANECLLLCQRRSESLAPELAYREITNAWQLRPRQLGCLQKLAEWRLRQARERDLAVNFVVREENLWQVARYMPTSLGELDSLGLSGPEIRYHGKTLLALVAEASELDEAALPEPLSNLIDQPGYKKVFKDIKAAIVVVSEQSGLSSELLASRRQINQLLNWHWKLKSGDSLPELVSGWRGDLLASPLQDILKNY, encoded by the coding sequence TTGAACTATCAGTTGATCACTACCGATGCCGGATTGCAGCAGGTCTGCGAGCAGGCGAGAAACCATGCCCAGATTGCGTTGGACACCGAATTTGTCAGAACGCGTACCTACTATCCGCAGTTAGGCCTGATTCAGTTATACGACGGTGAACAACTCTCCCTGATCGATCCCTTGCCGATCAAGCAATGGCAGCCGTTTATCGATCTGCTGAGCGATACCCAGATTGTGAAATTCCTGCACGCCGGCAGTGAAGACCTCGAGGTGTTCCTGAATGCGTTCAAAACGCTGCCGACCCCGATGGTCGATACCCAGATACTGGCAGCCTTTACCGGCCGCCCGCTGTCTTGTGGTTTTGCGACCCTGGTGACGGAATATATGCAGGTAGACCTGGATAAAAGCGAATCCCGCACCGATTGGCTGGCGCGCCCGCTGACGGAAAAACAGTGTGTATACGCAGCTGCAGACGTTTTCTACCTGCTGCCGATGGCTAAACAACTGGTGCAGGAAACCGAAGACGCCGGTTGGACCGCGGCCGCCGCCAATGAGTGCTTGTTGCTCTGTCAGCGTCGCAGCGAGTCGCTGGCACCGGAATTGGCCTACCGTGAAATCACCAACGCCTGGCAGTTGCGTCCGCGCCAACTGGGATGTTTGCAGAAACTGGCGGAATGGCGGCTGCGCCAGGCGCGTGAGCGTGATTTGGCGGTCAACTTTGTGGTACGCGAAGAGAATCTCTGGCAGGTGGCGCGCTATATGCCCACTTCGCTGGGGGAATTGGATTCGCTTGGCCTGAGCGGCCCGGAAATTCGTTATCACGGTAAGACGTTGCTGGCATTGGTGGCTGAGGCCAGCGAGCTGGATGAAGCTGCATTGCCGGAGCCGTTGTCCAACCTGATCGACCAACCGGGTTATAAGAAAGTGTTCAAGGACATCAAAGCGGCGATCGTCGTTGTCAGTGAACAAAGTGGCTTAAGCAGTGAATTGCTGGCCTCGCGCAGGCAGATTAACCAACTGCTGAACTGGCACTGGAAATTGAAAAGCGGCGATAGCCTGCCGGAATTAGTGAGCGGTTGGCGCGGTGATTTATTAGCGTCGCCACTTCAGGACATTCTGAAAAATTATTAA
- the minC gene encoding septum site-determining protein MinC — protein MSQSPIELKGSSFTLSVVHLHNSEPEVIRQALLEKVEQAPAFLKNAPVVINVATLNGDANWKELQQAVTAAGLRVVGISGCRDERQKRAITRAGLPLLNEGKGQKMAAPEPAPAPAPVVDINAPAKTRIISAPVRSGQQIYARNCDLIVTSSVSAGAELIADGNIHIYGMMRGRALAGASGDTQCQIFCTHLGAELVSIAGQYWLSDQIPSDYLGQAARLSLLDNALTIQPLN, from the coding sequence ATGTCACAATCGCCAATTGAGCTAAAAGGCAGCAGTTTTACCCTATCGGTTGTTCATTTGCATAATTCGGAACCCGAGGTAATTCGTCAGGCGTTACTGGAAAAAGTGGAGCAAGCGCCCGCTTTTTTGAAAAATGCCCCTGTTGTTATCAACGTTGCAACGCTGAACGGCGATGCAAACTGGAAAGAACTTCAACAGGCTGTCACGGCTGCGGGTCTGCGCGTTGTTGGCATCAGCGGTTGCAGAGATGAGCGTCAGAAACGCGCTATAACCCGTGCCGGGCTGCCGTTACTGAACGAAGGCAAGGGCCAGAAGATGGCCGCACCGGAACCGGCCCCTGCGCCAGCCCCGGTGGTGGATATCAACGCCCCGGCCAAAACGCGAATCATCAGTGCCCCTGTTCGTTCCGGCCAACAAATTTATGCCCGCAACTGCGATCTGATCGTGACCAGCAGCGTCAGTGCCGGGGCCGAATTAATTGCCGATGGCAATATTCACATTTACGGCATGATGCGCGGTCGTGCGCTGGCCGGCGCTTCAGGGGATACGCAGTGCCAGATTTTTTGCACGCACCTGGGTGCTGAGCTAGTCTCTATCGCAGGGCAATACTGGTTGAGCGACCAAATCCCGTCCGATTATCTCGGGCAGGCAGCACGGCTCAGCCTGTTGGATAACGCTTTAACCATACAACCTTTAAATTAA
- a CDS encoding YcgN family cysteine cluster protein has protein sequence MSQTPFWQQKTLAEMSEQEWESLCDGCGQCCLNKLIDEDTDEIYFTNVACNQLNIKSCQCRNYERRFELEEDCIKLTRANLTTFDWLPPTCAYRLIGEGKPLFSWHPLISGSKAAMHGERITVRHIAVRESEVVDWQDHILNKPSWAR, from the coding sequence ATGTCACAAACCCCTTTTTGGCAACAAAAAACGCTGGCGGAAATGTCAGAACAAGAGTGGGAATCGCTGTGCGACGGTTGTGGGCAATGCTGTCTGAATAAGCTGATCGACGAAGATACCGACGAGATTTATTTCACCAACGTAGCCTGCAACCAGTTGAATATTAAATCGTGTCAGTGTCGCAACTATGAGCGCCGCTTCGAACTGGAAGAAGATTGCATCAAGCTGACGCGCGCCAACCTGACCACCTTTGACTGGCTGCCGCCTACCTGTGCGTATCGCCTGATTGGCGAAGGCAAACCGCTGTTCTCATGGCATCCGTTGATAAGCGGCTCGAAGGCGGCTATGCACGGTGAACGTATTACGGTGCGGCACATTGCGGTGCGTGAGAGTGAAGTCGTGGACTGGCAGGATCACATCTTGAACAAGCCGAGCTGGGCGAGATAA
- a CDS encoding YcgL domain-containing protein yields MLCVIYRSPKRDQTYLYVEKKDDFSRVPEDLMKSFGTPQLAMVLSLEGREKLASADIEKVKEALKEEGFYLQFPPPVENLLNRHLSEDKK; encoded by the coding sequence ATGCTTTGTGTGATCTATAGAAGCCCAAAACGGGATCAAACTTATCTTTATGTCGAAAAAAAAGACGATTTCTCCCGAGTGCCGGAAGATCTGATGAAAAGTTTCGGTACGCCGCAATTGGCGATGGTACTTTCCCTCGAAGGACGGGAAAAGTTAGCCTCGGCGGATATTGAGAAAGTAAAGGAAGCCCTGAAAGAAGAAGGGTTTTATCTGCAATTCCCGCCGCCGGTGGAAAATTTATTAAACCGGCATTTGTCAGAGGATAAAAAGTAA
- the fadR gene encoding fatty acid metabolism transcriptional regulator FadR yields the protein MVIKAQSPAGFAEEYIIESIWNNRFPPGSILPAERELSELIGVTRTTLREVLQRLARDGWLTIQHGKPTKVNNFWETSGLNILETLARLDHKSVPQLIDNLLSVRTNIASIFIRSAVRNHPEQAQEVLAKASHVEDQADAFNLLDYEIFRGLAFASGNPIYGLIFNGLKGLYTRVGRYYFSNPESRKLALAFYSKLSTLCHEKSYDQVMDCVRNYGKDSGAIWHSMQGTMPSDLTEARR from the coding sequence ATGGTCATAAAGGCGCAGAGTCCTGCCGGTTTCGCGGAAGAATACATTATCGAGAGTATCTGGAATAATCGCTTCCCCCCTGGCTCTATTTTGCCCGCGGAGCGTGAGCTTTCGGAACTGATTGGCGTCACGCGCACCACGTTACGTGAAGTTTTACAACGCCTGGCCCGTGATGGCTGGCTGACCATTCAGCATGGCAAACCGACCAAAGTAAACAATTTCTGGGAAACATCCGGCCTCAATATCCTTGAGACCCTGGCGCGTCTCGATCATAAAAGCGTCCCGCAATTGATCGACAATTTGTTGTCAGTGCGCACCAATATCGCTTCAATCTTTATTCGCTCCGCGGTGCGCAATCATCCAGAGCAGGCTCAGGAAGTGCTGGCGAAAGCATCCCATGTGGAAGATCAGGCGGATGCCTTCAACCTGCTGGATTACGAAATTTTCCGCGGCCTGGCGTTTGCTTCCGGTAACCCGATTTACGGTTTGATCTTCAACGGCCTGAAAGGCTTGTATACCCGCGTTGGTCGTTACTACTTCTCCAACCCGGAGTCACGCAAGCTGGCACTGGCCTTCTACAGCAAGTTGTCGACGCTGTGCCATGAGAAATCCTACGATCAGGTTATGGACTGCGTGCGGAACTACGGTAAAGACAGCGGTGCCATTTGGCACAGCATGCAAGGC
- the fadD gene encoding long-chain-fatty-acid--CoA ligase FadD — protein sequence MDKVWLKRYPADVPAEIDADRYSSLVEMFESAVQRYADQPAFINMGETMTFRKLEERSRAFAAYLQNELGLQKGDRVALMMPNLLQYPIALFGILRAGMVVVNVNPLYTPRELEHQLNDSGASAIVIVSNFAHTLEKVVFNTQVKHVILTRMGDQLSTAKGTLVNFVVKYIKRLVPKYHLPAAVSFRSALQRGRRLQYVKPGIINSDLAFLQYTGGTTGVAKGAMLTHRNMQANLAQCNAAYGPLFRDGQELIVTALPLYHIFALTVNCLLFLELGGRNLLITNPRDIPGLVKELAKYPFTAISGVNTLFNALLNNEDFHKLDFSTLRFSVGGGMSVQKAVADKWEKVTGRHLLEGYGLTECAPLVTCNPHDLTHYSGSIGLPVSSTDIRLVDDDGHDVPVGEPGELWVKGPQVMLGYWQRPDATDEVLKEGWLATGDIVTVDESGFVRVVDRKKDMILVSGFNVYPNEIEDVVSQHPKVLESAAIGVPNDVSGETVKICVVRKDASLTKEELLTHCRRYLTGYKVPKIVEFRDELPKSNVGKILRRELRDEQKKPPAADAA from the coding sequence TTGGATAAGGTCTGGTTAAAACGTTACCCGGCAGATGTTCCGGCAGAGATCGACGCCGATCGTTATTCATCTTTGGTCGAAATGTTTGAAAGTGCGGTTCAGCGCTATGCCGATCAACCGGCTTTCATTAACATGGGCGAGACGATGACCTTCCGTAAGCTGGAGGAACGCAGTCGGGCCTTCGCCGCTTACCTGCAAAATGAGCTGGGCTTGCAGAAGGGCGATCGCGTTGCCCTGATGATGCCAAACCTGTTGCAGTATCCGATCGCGCTATTCGGCATTTTGCGCGCCGGCATGGTGGTGGTAAACGTTAACCCGCTGTATACGCCGCGCGAGCTGGAACACCAACTGAATGACAGCGGCGCCAGCGCCATCGTAATCGTCTCCAACTTTGCCCATACGTTGGAAAAAGTGGTGTTCAATACCCAGGTAAAACATGTGATCCTGACGCGTATGGGCGATCAGCTCTCCACCGCCAAAGGCACGTTGGTTAACTTCGTGGTGAAATACATTAAGCGACTGGTGCCGAAATACCACCTGCCTGCCGCGGTCTCTTTCCGCAGCGCGTTGCAGCGTGGGCGCCGCTTGCAGTATGTCAAACCTGGCATCATCAATTCCGATCTGGCGTTCTTGCAATATACCGGCGGCACCACCGGTGTGGCGAAAGGCGCAATGCTGACGCACCGCAATATGCAGGCCAATTTGGCGCAGTGCAACGCCGCCTACGGGCCGTTGTTCCGCGATGGTCAGGAGTTGATAGTCACTGCACTGCCGCTCTACCATATCTTTGCGCTGACGGTGAATTGCCTGCTGTTTCTCGAGTTGGGCGGCCGCAATTTGCTGATCACCAACCCGCGCGATATTCCGGGGCTGGTAAAAGAGTTGGCCAAATACCCCTTCACCGCTATCAGCGGCGTTAATACCCTGTTTAACGCGCTGCTCAATAATGAAGATTTCCACAAGCTGGATTTTTCGACTTTGCGTTTCTCGGTCGGCGGCGGGATGTCGGTACAAAAGGCGGTAGCGGACAAGTGGGAGAAGGTCACAGGTCGACATTTGCTTGAGGGCTACGGCCTGACGGAATGTGCGCCGTTGGTCACCTGCAACCCGCACGATCTGACGCATTACAGCGGCAGCATCGGCCTGCCGGTATCTTCCACCGATATTCGGCTGGTGGATGACGATGGGCACGATGTGCCGGTAGGGGAGCCGGGTGAACTGTGGGTTAAAGGACCGCAAGTTATGTTAGGCTACTGGCAGCGGCCGGACGCCACTGATGAAGTGTTAAAAGAGGGCTGGCTCGCAACCGGCGATATCGTTACAGTGGACGAGTCGGGCTTTGTACGCGTGGTCGATCGCAAGAAAGACATGATTCTGGTTTCCGGTTTTAACGTTTACCCGAATGAGATCGAAGATGTGGTCAGCCAGCATCCGAAGGTGCTGGAATCCGCGGCGATTGGCGTGCCGAATGACGTATCCGGTGAAACGGTCAAGATTTGCGTGGTGAGGAAAGACGCCTCTCTGACCAAGGAAGAGCTGTTGACCCATTGCCGCCGGTACCTGACCGGGTATAAAGTGCCTAAAATTGTTGAGTTCCGCGACGAGTTGCCGAAATCTAACGTCGGTAAAATTTTGCGGCGAGAACTGCGTGATGAGCAGAAAAAGCCGCCGGCGGCAGATGCCGCTTAG
- the dsbB gene encoding disulfide bond formation protein DsbB: MLQFFNRCSQGRGAWLLMALTALVLELVALYFQHVMLLQPCVMCIYERCALFGILGASLVGAIAPKTPLRYVAILLWIYSAWEGVQLAWKHTMIQLHPSPFNTCDFFVSFPSWLPLDKWLPAVFHASGDCSVRQWQFLSLEMPQWLVGIFAAYLLIAIVVLLAQFVRLRRRDLFGR, from the coding sequence ATGTTGCAATTCTTTAACCGTTGCTCGCAGGGGCGCGGTGCTTGGCTGCTGATGGCCCTGACTGCGCTGGTGCTGGAATTAGTCGCGCTCTACTTTCAGCACGTAATGCTGCTGCAACCCTGTGTGATGTGCATTTATGAACGCTGCGCGCTGTTTGGCATTCTCGGTGCCTCACTGGTCGGTGCCATCGCACCGAAAACGCCGCTGCGCTATGTCGCTATCCTGCTGTGGATTTACAGCGCCTGGGAGGGCGTACAGCTGGCATGGAAGCACACCATGATCCAACTGCACCCTTCGCCGTTCAATACCTGCGATTTCTTCGTCAGCTTCCCGTCCTGGCTGCCGCTGGATAAATGGCTGCCGGCGGTGTTTCACGCCTCCGGCGACTGTTCGGTGCGCCAATGGCAGTTCCTGTCGCTGGAAATGCCGCAGTGGCTGGTGGGTATCTTCGCGGCCTATCTGTTAATCGCAATCGTCGTGCTGCTCGCGCAATTTGTCCGGCTGCGTCGCCGTGACCTGTTCGGCCGCTAA
- a CDS encoding CsbD family protein: MFGKAEDKVNEAAGAVQEAFGEATDSPEHQVKGAARKYASQASYAARDAADSVRTQVESNPLAGVAIAAAVGIVFGFLLGRK, translated from the coding sequence ATGTTTGGAAAAGCAGAAGACAAGGTCAACGAGGCTGCTGGCGCTGTTCAGGAAGCCTTCGGTGAGGCGACGGATTCGCCGGAACACCAGGTCAAAGGCGCAGCCCGCAAGTACGCCTCTCAGGCCAGCTATGCGGCTCGCGACGCGGCAGACAGCGTGCGGACCCAGGTTGAGTCCAACCCGCTTGCCGGCGTCGCCATCGCCGCCGCTGTCGGTATCGTTTTCGGCTTCTTGTTGGGCCGTAAGTAA
- the nhaB gene encoding sodium/proton antiporter NhaB, producing the protein METTLRSALVKNFLGQSPDWYKLTLIVFLLVNPLVFFLVDPFIAGWLLVIEFIFTLAMALKCYPLLPGGLLAIEAVLIGMTSPARVGEEIAHNLDVLLLLIFMVAGIYFMKQLLLFVFTKLLLNIRSKMLLSLAFCLAAALLSAFLDALTVVAVVISVATGFYSIYHNMASNRPDGHTEVGDDSELASDDHKQTLEQFRAFLRSLLMHAGVGTALGGVMTMVGEPQNLIIAKSAGWGFAEFFLRMAPVTLPVMACGLLLCLLLERFGVFGYGAKLPERVREVLKEFDRQATAGRSKQEQVKLAVQALIGIWLVVALAFHLAEVGLIGLSVIILATALCGVTDEHAIGKAFQEALPFTALLTVFFTVVAVIIEQHLFSPIIQFVLQAEPSSQLALFYLFNGLLSSVSDNVFVGTVYINEARAAFNSGAISLKQFEMLAVAINTGTNLPSVATPNGQAAFLFLLTSALAPLVRLSYGRMVWMALPYTVVLTLVGLLCVQFTLAPMTDLLTQWHWLTLPSIEAAAH; encoded by the coding sequence ATGGAAACAACCTTACGCAGTGCTCTGGTGAAGAACTTTCTCGGGCAATCACCTGACTGGTATAAATTGACCCTCATCGTTTTCTTATTGGTCAACCCACTGGTTTTCTTCCTGGTCGATCCCTTTATCGCCGGTTGGCTGTTGGTGATCGAGTTTATCTTCACCCTGGCGATGGCGCTGAAGTGTTACCCACTGTTGCCGGGCGGCCTGCTGGCGATTGAAGCGGTGCTGATTGGCATGACCAGCCCCGCCCGCGTGGGCGAAGAAATTGCCCATAATCTGGACGTGCTGCTGCTGCTGATCTTTATGGTGGCCGGCATCTACTTTATGAAACAGTTGCTGCTGTTCGTGTTTACCAAGCTGCTGCTCAATATCCGCTCGAAAATGCTGCTTTCACTGGCGTTCTGCCTGGCCGCGGCCCTGCTGTCCGCCTTTCTGGATGCGCTGACGGTGGTCGCCGTGGTGATCAGCGTCGCCACAGGTTTTTACTCGATCTACCACAACATGGCGTCTAACCGGCCAGACGGTCATACCGAGGTCGGTGACGACAGCGAACTGGCCAGTGACGATCACAAGCAAACGCTGGAGCAGTTCCGCGCCTTCTTGCGCAGCTTGCTGATGCACGCCGGCGTCGGCACCGCGCTGGGCGGCGTAATGACCATGGTGGGTGAGCCGCAGAACCTGATTATCGCCAAAAGCGCCGGCTGGGGATTTGCCGAGTTCTTTCTGCGGATGGCACCGGTTACCCTGCCGGTGATGGCTTGCGGCCTGCTGCTCTGCCTACTGCTCGAACGCTTTGGCGTTTTCGGCTATGGTGCCAAACTGCCGGAACGCGTACGTGAGGTACTGAAAGAGTTTGACCGTCAGGCCACCGCAGGACGCAGCAAACAGGAACAGGTCAAGCTGGCGGTGCAGGCGCTTATCGGCATTTGGCTGGTCGTAGCGCTGGCCTTTCATCTGGCGGAGGTTGGCCTGATAGGCCTGTCGGTGATCATCCTCGCCACCGCCCTGTGCGGCGTAACCGACGAGCACGCTATCGGCAAGGCTTTCCAGGAAGCGCTGCCCTTTACCGCCCTGCTGACGGTATTTTTCACCGTGGTCGCGGTGATCATCGAGCAGCACCTGTTCAGCCCAATCATCCAGTTTGTCCTGCAGGCGGAACCCTCTTCGCAGTTGGCGCTGTTTTATCTGTTTAACGGCCTGCTGTCGTCGGTCTCCGACAATGTCTTCGTCGGCACGGTTTACATCAATGAGGCGCGCGCCGCGTTCAACAGCGGAGCAATCTCCCTGAAGCAATTCGAGATGCTGGCAGTCGCCATTAACACCGGAACCAACCTGCCTTCGGTCGCCACGCCGAATGGCCAGGCGGCGTTCTTGTTCCTGCTGACGTCCGCACTCGCGCCGCTGGTGCGTTTATCCTATGGGCGAATGGTGTGGATGGCGTTGCCCTATACGGTGGTATTAACCCTCGTTGGGCTGCTGTGCGTACAGTTTACCCTGGCGCCAATGACCGACCTGCTAACCCAGTGGCATTGGCTGACGTTGCCTTCAATCGAAGCCGCTGCACATTGA
- the minD gene encoding septum site-determining protein MinD, whose product MARIIVVTSGKGGVGKTTSSAAIATGLAQKGKKTVVIDFDIGLRNLDLIMGCERRVVYDFVNVIQGDATLNQALIKDKRTDNLYILPASQTRDKDALTREGVEKILNDLGEMNFDFVVCDSPAGIETGALMALYFADEAVITTNPEVSSVRDSDRILGILSSKSRRAEKGEAPIKEHLLLTRYNPGRVSRGDMLSMEDVLEILRIPLVGVIPEDQSVLRASNQGEPVILDIESDAGKAYDDTVSRLLGEERPFRFIEEEKKGFLKRLFGG is encoded by the coding sequence ATGGCACGCATTATTGTTGTTACATCGGGTAAAGGGGGCGTTGGCAAGACCACTTCAAGCGCGGCCATCGCTACCGGCTTAGCCCAAAAAGGCAAAAAAACCGTCGTGATCGATTTCGATATCGGTCTGCGGAACCTTGACCTGATCATGGGCTGTGAACGCCGGGTGGTGTACGATTTCGTCAACGTGATTCAGGGTGACGCCACGCTGAATCAGGCGTTAATCAAAGACAAACGCACTGATAACCTTTATATCCTGCCGGCTTCGCAAACCCGCGACAAAGACGCGCTGACCCGTGAAGGCGTTGAGAAAATCCTCAACGATCTGGGCGAGATGAATTTTGATTTCGTGGTCTGCGACTCCCCTGCCGGCATCGAAACCGGTGCGCTGATGGCGCTGTATTTCGCCGATGAAGCGGTGATTACCACTAACCCGGAAGTCTCCTCGGTACGTGACTCTGACCGTATCCTGGGCATCCTGTCTTCCAAATCCCGTCGCGCTGAGAAAGGCGAAGCTCCTATCAAGGAGCACCTGTTGTTGACCCGTTACAACCCGGGCCGCGTCAGCCGTGGCGACATGCTAAGCATGGAAGACGTGCTGGAAATTCTGCGCATTCCATTGGTCGGCGTTATCCCGGAAGACCAGTCCGTACTGCGCGCATCCAACCAGGGTGAGCCTGTTATTCTTGATATCGAGTCAGATGCCGGTAAGGCCTATGACGATACCGTTAGCCGCTTGTTAGGAGAAGAACGCCCCTTCCGCTTCATTGAAGAAGAGAAGAAGGGCTTCCTGAAACGCCTTTTTGGGGGATAA
- a CDS encoding fumarylacetoacetate hydrolase family protein translates to MYQHRDWQGSLLDFPVNKVVCVGSNYADHIKEMGSATSAEPVVFIKPETALCDIRQPVAIPKEFGSVHHEVELAVLIGTPLKQANEDRVARAIAGYGVALDLTLRELQAGFKKAGQPWEKAKGFDGSCPMSGFIPVAEFGDPQNAELSLTVNDQLRQQGNTRDMITPILPLISYMSRFFTLRAGDIILTGTPQGVGPMSSGDMLKITLNGKSLSTRVI, encoded by the coding sequence ATGTATCAACATAGAGACTGGCAGGGTTCACTACTTGATTTCCCGGTTAATAAGGTGGTCTGCGTCGGCAGTAACTACGCCGATCACATTAAGGAAATGGGCAGTGCGACCTCGGCAGAGCCGGTAGTGTTTATCAAGCCTGAAACGGCGCTGTGCGACATTCGCCAGCCGGTGGCGATCCCCAAAGAGTTTGGGTCGGTACACCATGAGGTGGAGCTGGCCGTGCTGATCGGTACGCCGTTAAAGCAAGCGAATGAAGATCGCGTAGCACGCGCTATCGCCGGTTATGGCGTGGCGCTCGATCTGACGCTGCGCGAATTGCAGGCGGGTTTCAAGAAGGCCGGCCAACCCTGGGAAAAAGCCAAGGGTTTTGACGGTTCTTGCCCGATGTCCGGTTTTATTCCGGTGGCGGAGTTTGGCGACCCGCAAAATGCGGAGCTGTCGCTGACGGTAAATGACCAACTGCGTCAGCAGGGCAACACCCGCGATATGATTACCCCCATCTTGCCATTGATCAGCTATATGAGCCGTTTCTTCACGCTGCGCGCGGGCGACATCATTCTTACCGGCACGCCACAGGGCGTCGGCCCGATGAGCTCCGGCGACATGTTGAAGATTACGCTTAACGGCAAATCGCTGAGCACCCGTGTGATTTAG